Within Candidatus Polarisedimenticolaceae bacterium, the genomic segment GTCCGCCTCCTTCGCGGCATCGCCGGGTCGGACCTGAACGAGGCCGCGATGAACGCCGCGCGGGCGTGGCGGTACAAGCCGGCGGAAAAGGACGGCGTTCCCGTGCGCGTGTGGCGACCGGAGCAGGTCCGCTTCAAGCTCTGATCGTCCCCGGTCGCTTTACACGCCCGGAAGCGCGCACTAGCATCGCGCCGCCGTGCGACGACTCCCCGCGTTTGCCGTCGCGTTCGCGCTCGCTCTGCTCGCGGGGTGCGGCCCGAACGCCCCGGGTCCCCCGACCGGGGCCCACCCGCAGCGCATCGTCTCCCTGTCGCCGGCCCTCACCGAGATTCTCTTCGCCCTCGGCCTCGGCGATCGCGTGGCGGGGGTCACGAGCTTCTGCGACTGGCCCCCCGAAGCGCGGGAGAAGGCGAAGGTCGGGGGGTATGCCGATCCGTCGGTCGAGACGATCCTCGGCCTGAGGCCGGACCTCGTGATCGTGAGTCCCGGTCCCGGGAACCGCGACGCGGCCCTGGTGATCGAGCGCGCGGGAATCCGCGTGCAGGTCGTTCCCGCCGAGACCCTCGACGAGACGTTCGCGGCGTTCCGGCTCGTCGCCGACGCGGCCGGAGTTCCCGAGCGCGGCGCCGCCCTCGCCGCGGAGGTCCGCTCCCGTCTCGACGCCGTCGCCGCCCGCGTCGCCGGCGCGCCGAAGGTCCGTGCGTTGTTCTGCGTGCAGACCGACCCCGTGATCGTCGCGGGAGCCGCCACCCTCCCCTCCGAGCTCCTCGAAATCGCGGGAGGCGTCAACGTGGTGCCGCTCCCCCGCTACCCGCGCCTGGGGGTCGAGACGCTCCTCGAGCTCGCACCCGAGGCGATCCTGCAGTCGCGGATGGACGCCCCCGAGCCGGGAAGCGAAGGGAGCGAGGCGGCGTTCTGGCGGCGCTGGTCCTCGATTCCCGCGGTGCGCGACGGGCGCGTGTACGTTCTCGAGAATCCGCTGGCCCTGCGGCCGGGACCCCGGGTCGGCGTCGCCGCCGAGCAGCTGGCGGCGCTGCTCCACCCCGTCGCGGGGGACGCGCGTTGAGCCGCCCCTGGGGAAAACTCGCGCTCCTCGGCGCCGTCTCCGCCGCCGCCGTGGCCGCGAGCGTTGCCTTCGGTCCTTCCGACCTCGGCTTCTCGGGGCTCGTCGCGGCGTGGCGCGAGGGGGACGACGTCGCACGGCAGATCCTGCTCGACATCCGACTCCCTCAGGTCATCCTGGCCGCCCTCGTCGGCGCCGCGCTCTCCGCATCGGGGGCGGCCTTCCAGGCGGTCCTGCGCAACCCGCTCGCCGACCCCTTCATCCTCGGCGTCTCGGGAGGCGCGGCGCTCGGCGCCACGGTCTCGATCGCGTTCGTCGAGGCCGCGATCGCGTGGAGCACGTGGACCCGCCCCGCGTGCGCCTTCGCGGGCGCCGTGCTGATGCTCGTCCTGCTGTTCGCGCTCGGGCGCCGCCGCGGCCGCACGGAAACGACGACGCTGCTGCTCGTCGGCGTCGTGCTCAACGCCTTCGCCTCCGCGCTGATCCTGTTCCTCGCGACGGCCGGCGACCCCGCCCGATTCCAGGAGATCATGCAGACCCTCGTCGGCAAGATGGGCGAGCCTGCGTGGGTCAAGGTCGGCGTCGTCGCGGGTCTCGTCGCGATGTCGACGGGTGTGTTGACCCTCTGCGGCCACACGCTCAACGTGCTGGCGCTCGGCGAGGAGGAGGCCGGACACCTCGGCCTCGCCGTCGAGCGCGCGACGTGGATCGCGCTCGTCGCCGCGTCGCTCGCGACGGCCGCCGGAGTCGCCTTCACGGGCATCGTCGGGTTCGTCGGACTGATCGTGCCGCATGCGGTGCGCGCGGTCTTCGGCTCGGACCACCGCCTGGTCGTTCCCGCGTCGGCGCTCGCGGGAGCGGGATTCCTGGCGCTCGCCGACACCGCGGCGCGGACGCTGACCGCGCCCGTCCAGCTCCCGGTCGGCGTCCTGACGCCGCTCGTCGGCGGCCCGTTCTTCCTCGTGCTGCTCCTGCGGCGCCTCAGGGATCGCGGATGACCGCGGCGATCGAGGCCTCGGGGCTTTCCTTTTCTTACCGTCGCGCGCCGGTGTTCCTCGGCTTCGACCTTCGCGTCGAGCCGGGGACGATGACGGCGCTGCTCGGCCCGAACGGGTCCGGGAAGACCACCTTCGTCCGCCTCGCGGCGGGTTCCCTGCGCCCGGCGGCCGGGCGCGTGAGCGTCTTCGGCGACGACGTCGCGAAACTCCACCCGCGCGAGCGGGCGCGGCGCCTGGCGGTCGTTCCCCAGGAGTCCCATCCGGCCTTCGAGGCGACCGTGCTGGAGATGGTCCTCCTGGGACGGTTCGCCCACCTCGGGTTCCTCGGGCTCGAAAGCGACGAGGACCTGGCGATCGCGCGCGCCGCGCTCGCGCGCACGGACGCGTCGCACCTCGCCGATCGTTCCTTCGACGCGCTCTCGGGGGGCGAGCGGCAACGCGTGCTGCTGGCGCGCGCGCTCGCCCAGCAGTCGCGCCTGCTGCTGCTCGACGAACCGACCGCGTTCCTCGACCTCCAGCACCGGCTCGAGGTCCACGCCCTGCTCGTCGATCTCGTGCGCCGCGACGGGCTCACCGTGCTCGTCGTGAGCCACGATCTCAACCTCGCCGCGCGGTACGCCGACCGCCTCGTGCTCCTGCGCTGCGGCACGATCGCGGCGGACGGCACCCCCGAGGACGTCCTGCGCCCCGATTCGATCCGCGAGGTCTACCGCGTCGACGTGGAGATCGCGCGGGATCCGATGACCGGACGGCCGTACGTCGTGCCGTTGAGGCCGACCCCGCCGTCGTGATAGGGTCCGGCCGTCCTTTCCGGTTCTTTGTCAGCCGATGGGCATTCAGGGAAGCGGGTGAGAATCCCGCGCGGCCCCCGCCACTGTGACCGGGGACGCCGAAGGCGCGGTCCGACGATTCGGACCCCCACTGGACGGGAACGTCTGGGAAGGGAGCCTTCGAGCGGTTGATCCGGGAGCCAGGAGACCTGCCCGTCGGACGGTGAAGCGCCATTTCGAACGGGAGGTTCGAATGAGGCACACGATGGGCGGCCGCGCCGCGGCCGCGACCCTTCTCGCATTCTCGATTCCCATCCTCGCCGAGGGGGAGCCCGTGCGCGCCCCCGGAGCCGAGGATCGCGTCGTGGTGACCGCGACGCGCGTCGCGGACGTCGACGCCGTCGTCGAAGAGGTCCCCGCGCACGTCACGGTCCTCGACCGGGAGCACATCGAGCGCTCGGGGGCGAGGACGCTCCAGGACCTGCTCGCCGCCGAGGCGGGGATCGTCGTGTTCGACCAGGTCGGAAACGCGGTCGAGACGACCTTCGACCTGCGCGGCTTCCGGGGGTCGGGCTGCGCGGTCTACCTCGACGACGTCCGTCTCAACGACCCTCGCAACAACGGCCTCTCGCTCGAGACCGTCCCGATCGACGCCGTCGAGCGCGTCGAGATCGTCCGCGGCTCGGCGGCTGCGGTCGCGGGAGCCGGAGCCGAAGCCGGGATCGTCCGCATCCAGACGCGTCGGGGGGCCGCCCCGGCCCTCGCCCTCCACCTGGCCACCGGAAGCGACGGCCAGGAACGGTACGGCGTCGACGCGGGGGGCTCGCTCTCCGGATTCGACGGCTTCGTAAGCGCGTCCCACGACGACACCGACGGCTTCCGCGAGAACGCCGGCGGGCGCACGAACCGCCTCGCGGGCTCGGTGGGGCGCACCTTCGCCGCCGGCAGGCTCGAGCTCTCGCTCACCGCGACGGACCAGCGCTGGGGGAACCCGGGGGCGCTCACCCTCGACGAGTGGGCGGCCGACCCCTCCGCGGCCCCCTACAACACCCTCGACCGATCCGAAGGGGACGTCCGGTTCGCCGCGCTGCGCTGGCGCGGCGCGGGATCGGGACGGTTCACCTACGTCGCGAGCCTGGGTTGGCGCGACGCCGCGACCGAGGTGCTCTCCACCGGGCGCGCCGCGGCGGCGGGTTTCGGCGGGTTCTTCCTCGACAGCGACACGAGCGCCTGGAACGCCGCGGCGCAGGGGACGTGGCGCGCCGCGCTCGCCGGCCGGGAGAACACCCTCTCGGTGGGCGTCGAGGCGCTCGACGGCACGACCGACGCGCTCGGCTGGTTCACCCCGCCCGAGGACCCCGGTTCCGTCGATCGCGCGAACCCGAGCGCGGTGAACGCGATCGACCGCCGCACGGCCGCCGTCTACGCGCACGACTCGTGGAAGGTCTCCCCGAAGTGGACGCTCACGGCGGGTGCGCGTTTCGATCGGGACCGGCTCGCGTACGACGAGGCGGTTCCGGACCCGACACTCGCCGACGCGCGCACCTTCTCCGAGACGTCGCTGCGCGCGGGGGCGGTCTTCGCGCCGGCCCCCTCGTGGACGGTGTACGGCGCGTACGGCGAGGGGTTCCTGCCGCCGACGGTCGAACAGCTGTTCGCCTTTCCGACCTTCGGGTCGAACCCGGACCTCGAGCCGGAGCGCTCGCGCTCGATCGAGGCCGGCGCCCGGTTCCGGCGCGGCGGCGCGTCCGTCGACGCGGCCCTCTTCCGGATCGACACGCAGGACGAGATCGTCTTCGATCCGGACTCGCCGCTCGGCCCGTTCGGCGCGAACGTGAACGCGGGGCGCACCCGCCGCCGCGGATTCGAGCTCTCCGCCCGGGCTCCGTTCGGGACGCTCGCGACCGGGCGCGCCTCGGTGACGCGCGTGGACGCCCGGTTCCGGAACGGTGCCGCGGCCGGGAACACGGTCCCCCTCGTCCCGGGGTGGCGCGCCTCGGCGGGGCTGGGGCTGCGCCTGCCGGGACGCGTCGAGCTCGGCCTCGAGGCGCAATACGTCGACGACCAGGTGCTCGACAACGACGACGCGAACGCGCAGCAGCGGCTTCCCGGATACACGATCGCGAACGCGCGCCTGGCGTGGTCGCCCGCCTTCGCGCGGGAGCGCAGCGAGGAGCCGCTCACCCTCTACGTCGAGATGCGCAACCTGTTCGACCGGGAGTACGCCACACGCGGGATCTACGCGCTCGACTTCACCACGTTCGAGAACGCCGTCTTCGTGACCCCCGCGCCGGGCCGGCGCGTCCTGTTCGGGCTCGCCTGGAGGCCGTGACCATGCCGCGACTCACCAAGATCTACACCCGCACCGGCGACGACGGAACGACCGCGCTCGGCGGCGGCCAGCGGGTGCCCAAGGACGCCCTGCGCATCGAGACCTACGGCACCGTCGACGAGCTCAACTCGACGATCGGCTGCGCCCTGGCGTCGGGGCTCGAGCCTTCGCTCGAGGAGGAGTTGCGCCGGGTGCAGAACGAGCTGTTCCACCTCGGCGCGGATCTTTGCGTGCTCGAGCCGGACAAGGCGAAGCTCCCCGTTCCCCGCGTGGAGCCGCGTCACGTCGAGGCCCTCGAGGCGGGCATCGACCGGATGAACGAGAAGCTCGGCCCCCTGACGAACTTCATCCTGCCGGGGGGCTCGCCCGGGGCGGCGCACCTTCACGCCGCGCGGACCGTCTGCCGCCGGGCGGAGCGCTGGCTCGTCGCCCTCGCACGCGAGGAGCCGGTCAATCCCGAGACGCTGCGGTACCTCAACCGGCTCTCGGATGCGCTGTTCGTGATGGCGCGATGGGAGAACCGCTGGCGGGGGATCGACGACCCTACGTGGGATTCACGGGCGTAGCGGCGCGGGCGGTCACCGCCGCGGGCGCCGGGGCCGAGGCGCCCATCATGAACCGCAGCGACTGGATCAGGACCTCGCGCATCTGCGAGCGCTCGACGATGAAGTCGAGCATCCCGTGCTCCACGAGGAACTCCGCACGCTGGAAACCGACGGGGAGCTTCTGGCGGATCGTCTGCTCGATCACGCGCGGCCCCGCGAAGCCGATCAGCGCCTTGGGCTCCGCGATGTTGAGGTCGCCGAGCATCGCGTAGGAAGCGGTGACGCCGCCGGTGGTCGGGTCGGTGAGGACCGACACGTACGGGATCCCCTTCTCGTCGAGGCGCGCGAGGGCGGTGGAGATCTTCGCCATCTGCATGAGGGAGAGCGCCCCCTCCTGCATGCGCGCGCCTCCGGAGCACGAGATCACGATGAGCGGCGAGCGTGTCT encodes:
- a CDS encoding helical backbone metal receptor, which gives rise to MRRLPAFAVAFALALLAGCGPNAPGPPTGAHPQRIVSLSPALTEILFALGLGDRVAGVTSFCDWPPEAREKAKVGGYADPSVETILGLRPDLVIVSPGPGNRDAALVIERAGIRVQVVPAETLDETFAAFRLVADAAGVPERGAALAAEVRSRLDAVAARVAGAPKVRALFCVQTDPVIVAGAATLPSELLEIAGGVNVVPLPRYPRLGVETLLELAPEAILQSRMDAPEPGSEGSEAAFWRRWSSIPAVRDGRVYVLENPLALRPGPRVGVAAEQLAALLHPVAGDAR
- a CDS encoding iron ABC transporter permease — encoded protein: MSRPWGKLALLGAVSAAAVAASVAFGPSDLGFSGLVAAWREGDDVARQILLDIRLPQVILAALVGAALSASGAAFQAVLRNPLADPFILGVSGGAALGATVSIAFVEAAIAWSTWTRPACAFAGAVLMLVLLFALGRRRGRTETTTLLLVGVVLNAFASALILFLATAGDPARFQEIMQTLVGKMGEPAWVKVGVVAGLVAMSTGVLTLCGHTLNVLALGEEEAGHLGLAVERATWIALVAASLATAAGVAFTGIVGFVGLIVPHAVRAVFGSDHRLVVPASALAGAGFLALADTAARTLTAPVQLPVGVLTPLVGGPFFLVLLLRRLRDRG
- a CDS encoding ABC transporter ATP-binding protein, giving the protein MTAAIEASGLSFSYRRAPVFLGFDLRVEPGTMTALLGPNGSGKTTFVRLAAGSLRPAAGRVSVFGDDVAKLHPRERARRLAVVPQESHPAFEATVLEMVLLGRFAHLGFLGLESDEDLAIARAALARTDASHLADRSFDALSGGERQRVLLARALAQQSRLLLLDEPTAFLDLQHRLEVHALLVDLVRRDGLTVLVVSHDLNLAARYADRLVLLRCGTIAADGTPEDVLRPDSIREVYRVDVEIARDPMTGRPYVVPLRPTPPS
- a CDS encoding TonB-dependent receptor; protein product: MRHTMGGRAAAATLLAFSIPILAEGEPVRAPGAEDRVVVTATRVADVDAVVEEVPAHVTVLDREHIERSGARTLQDLLAAEAGIVVFDQVGNAVETTFDLRGFRGSGCAVYLDDVRLNDPRNNGLSLETVPIDAVERVEIVRGSAAAVAGAGAEAGIVRIQTRRGAAPALALHLATGSDGQERYGVDAGGSLSGFDGFVSASHDDTDGFRENAGGRTNRLAGSVGRTFAAGRLELSLTATDQRWGNPGALTLDEWAADPSAAPYNTLDRSEGDVRFAALRWRGAGSGRFTYVASLGWRDAATEVLSTGRAAAAGFGGFFLDSDTSAWNAAAQGTWRAALAGRENTLSVGVEALDGTTDALGWFTPPEDPGSVDRANPSAVNAIDRRTAAVYAHDSWKVSPKWTLTAGARFDRDRLAYDEAVPDPTLADARTFSETSLRAGAVFAPAPSWTVYGAYGEGFLPPTVEQLFAFPTFGSNPDLEPERSRSIEAGARFRRGGASVDAALFRIDTQDEIVFDPDSPLGPFGANVNAGRTRRRGFELSARAPFGTLATGRASVTRVDARFRNGAAAGNTVPLVPGWRASAGLGLRLPGRVELGLEAQYVDDQVLDNDDANAQQRLPGYTIANARLAWSPAFARERSEEPLTLYVEMRNLFDREYATRGIYALDFTTFENAVFVTPAPGRRVLFGLAWRP
- a CDS encoding cob(I)yrinic acid a,c-diamide adenosyltransferase, which gives rise to MPRLTKIYTRTGDDGTTALGGGQRVPKDALRIETYGTVDELNSTIGCALASGLEPSLEEELRRVQNELFHLGADLCVLEPDKAKLPVPRVEPRHVEALEAGIDRMNEKLGPLTNFILPGGSPGAAHLHAARTVCRRAERWLVALAREEPVNPETLRYLNRLSDALFVMARWENRWRGIDDPTWDSRA